One Roseomonas sp. OT10 DNA window includes the following coding sequences:
- the metE gene encoding 5-methyltetrahydropteroyltriglutamate--homocysteine S-methyltransferase, with translation MRFSPTGTNLGFPRIGRHRELKTALEQHWSGTLDEAGLRAAAAGLRHRHWALQKEAGIGLVPCNDFSFYDHVLDTACAMGAIPPGYGWRPGEAVSLDTYFALARGGRGTATPACCPGHDHGGMSGAGVPALEMTKWFDTNYHYLVPVFARGQEFAPTGFPAVDAFREARDAGFEARPVLLGPVSFLLLGKMAEGAGDPLDLLPGLLPAYAETLRRLEREGARQVQVDEPCLVLDLPDAARAAYATAYAGLAAAAPSLSLLVATYFGGLRDNLDTALRLPVSGLHLDLVRAPEQLAPALKGAPARMALSLGVVDGRNIWRSDLSHALALLRQATAARRPEAVLVAPSCSLLHVPVDLETETSLDPELRGWMSFARQKLEEVAILARGLYEGPGVIAAAIAESDSRQAQRRASARLHDPRVAARLAAGTAADARRASAFPARQAAQHARLGLPRFPTTTIGSFPQTAEIRAARAALKRRASTVEEYDAFIAARTEAAVRWQEEAGLDMLVHGEFERNDMVEHFAEFLDGYAFTRNGWVQSYGSRCVKPPVIYGDVSRPGPMTVRWSAFAQSLTARPVKGMLTGPVTMMQWAFVRDDIPAATVRRQIAYALRDEVADLEAAGIAAVQIDEPAIREGLPLRHADRDAYLRDAVECFRITASAVRDETQIHTHMCYSEFNDIIESIAAMDADVISIETARSRMELLAAFAAFDYPNEIGPGVWDIHSPRVPSTEEMRRLLDIAAQRIPADRLWVNPDCGLKTRQWEEVRPAIANMVAAAQALRATAA, from the coding sequence ATGCGCTTCTCCCCCACGGGAACCAACCTCGGCTTCCCCAGGATCGGCCGGCACCGCGAGCTGAAGACGGCGCTGGAGCAGCACTGGTCCGGCACGCTGGACGAGGCGGGGCTGCGCGCCGCCGCCGCCGGGCTGCGCCACCGGCACTGGGCGCTGCAGAAGGAGGCGGGGATCGGCCTGGTCCCGTGCAACGACTTCTCCTTCTACGACCACGTGCTCGACACCGCCTGCGCCATGGGCGCCATCCCGCCCGGCTATGGCTGGCGACCGGGCGAGGCCGTGTCGCTCGACACCTATTTCGCCCTGGCGCGCGGCGGGCGCGGCACGGCCACGCCGGCCTGCTGCCCCGGGCACGATCATGGCGGCATGTCCGGGGCGGGCGTGCCGGCGCTGGAGATGACGAAGTGGTTCGACACCAACTACCACTACCTGGTGCCGGTCTTCGCCCGCGGACAGGAGTTCGCACCGACCGGCTTCCCCGCCGTGGACGCGTTCCGCGAGGCGCGGGACGCGGGCTTCGAGGCCCGGCCGGTGCTGCTCGGCCCCGTCTCCTTCCTTCTCCTGGGCAAGATGGCCGAGGGCGCGGGCGACCCGCTTGACCTCCTGCCCGGCCTGCTGCCCGCCTATGCCGAGACGCTGCGCCGGCTGGAGCGCGAGGGCGCGCGCCAGGTACAGGTGGACGAGCCGTGCCTGGTGCTCGACCTGCCCGATGCCGCCCGCGCCGCCTATGCCACGGCCTATGCGGGGCTGGCCGCCGCGGCACCTTCGCTCTCCCTGCTGGTCGCCACCTATTTCGGCGGGCTGCGCGACAACCTCGACACGGCGCTGCGCCTGCCGGTCTCCGGGCTGCACCTCGACCTCGTCCGCGCCCCGGAGCAGTTGGCGCCGGCGCTGAAGGGCGCGCCCGCCCGCATGGCGCTTTCGCTGGGCGTGGTGGACGGGCGCAACATCTGGCGCAGCGACCTGTCCCATGCCCTCGCCCTGCTGCGCCAGGCCACGGCCGCCCGGCGTCCGGAAGCGGTCCTGGTCGCCCCCTCCTGCTCCCTGCTGCACGTCCCCGTGGATCTGGAGACCGAGACCTCCCTCGATCCCGAGCTGCGCGGCTGGATGAGCTTCGCGCGGCAGAAGCTGGAAGAGGTGGCGATCCTCGCCCGCGGGCTGTACGAGGGCCCCGGCGTCATCGCCGCCGCGATCGCGGAGAGCGATTCGCGCCAGGCGCAGCGGCGCGCCTCCGCCCGGCTGCACGACCCGAGGGTCGCGGCGCGGCTGGCCGCGGGGACGGCGGCCGATGCGCGGCGCGCCTCGGCCTTCCCGGCACGGCAGGCGGCCCAGCATGCGCGGCTCGGCCTGCCGCGCTTCCCCACCACCACCATCGGCTCCTTTCCCCAGACCGCCGAAATCCGGGCCGCGCGCGCCGCGCTGAAGCGCAGGGCCAGCACCGTGGAGGAGTACGACGCCTTCATCGCCGCCCGGACGGAAGCCGCCGTGCGTTGGCAGGAGGAGGCCGGGCTCGACATGCTGGTGCACGGCGAGTTCGAGCGGAACGACATGGTGGAGCACTTTGCCGAGTTCTTGGACGGCTACGCCTTCACGAGGAACGGCTGGGTGCAGTCCTACGGCTCGCGCTGCGTGAAGCCGCCGGTGATCTATGGCGACGTCTCCCGCCCCGGCCCGATGACGGTGCGCTGGAGCGCCTTCGCGCAGTCGCTGACCGCGCGCCCGGTGAAGGGGATGCTGACCGGCCCGGTCACGATGATGCAGTGGGCCTTCGTGCGCGACGACATCCCCGCCGCGACCGTGCGCCGCCAGATCGCCTATGCGCTGCGCGACGAGGTGGCCGACCTGGAAGCCGCCGGCATCGCCGCGGTGCAGATCGACGAGCCGGCCATCCGGGAGGGCCTGCCGCTGCGCCACGCGGACCGCGACGCCTACCTGCGCGACGCGGTGGAGTGTTTCCGCATCACCGCCTCCGCCGTGCGGGACGAGACGCAGATCCACACCCACATGTGCTACTCGGAGTTCAACGACATCATCGAATCCATCGCGGCGATGGATGCCGACGTGATCTCGATCGAGACGGCGCGCTCGCGCATGGAACTCCTCGCCGCCTTCGCGGCGTTCGACTACCCGAACGAGATCGGTCCGGGCGTCTGGGATATCCACTCCCCGCGCGTCCCCTCCACCGAGGAAATGCGGCGCCTGCTGGACATCGCGGCGCAGCGCATCCCCGCCGACCGACTCTGGGTCAATCCGGATTGCGGGCTGAAGACCCGGCAATGGGAGGAGGTGCGACCGGCCATCGCCAACATGGTGGCTGCGGCGCAGGCCCTGCGCGCCACGGCGGCCTGA
- a CDS encoding ABC transporter ATP-binding protein, with translation MSLLLARGLCHAYRQGGLFGAGRRQPVLEDASLEIGAGECVALLGPTGSGKSTLGRLLLGLEAPDAGEVRFEGVPLLGRRGRVAPAARRALQAVFQDPHGATSPRLTGFDVVAEPLLAERLPRAILRDRVAALLDEVGLDGTVMDRLAHRLSGGQLQRLCIARALAPSPRLVVLDEAVSSLDLETQARVMALLRALRQRGGVAYLFITHDLRLLRGFADRCYVLQDRRTVEVRDPFGAASVPPALAALRDALLPARPARRVCSA, from the coding sequence GTGAGCCTGCTGCTCGCCCGTGGCCTGTGCCACGCCTACCGCCAGGGCGGCCTGTTCGGCGCGGGGCGGCGCCAGCCGGTGCTCGAGGATGCGTCGCTGGAGATCGGCGCGGGCGAATGCGTGGCCCTGCTGGGGCCCACCGGATCGGGCAAGAGCACGCTCGGCCGCCTGCTGCTGGGGCTGGAGGCGCCCGATGCCGGCGAGGTGCGGTTCGAGGGCGTCCCGCTGCTCGGCCGCCGCGGCCGCGTCGCCCCGGCCGCGCGGCGCGCGCTGCAGGCCGTCTTCCAGGACCCGCACGGCGCCACGAGCCCGCGCCTGACCGGCTTCGACGTGGTGGCGGAGCCGCTGCTGGCCGAGCGCCTGCCGCGCGCCATCCTGCGCGACAGGGTGGCGGCGCTGCTGGACGAGGTGGGGCTGGACGGCACGGTCATGGACCGGCTGGCGCACCGGCTGAGCGGCGGGCAGTTGCAGCGCCTCTGCATCGCCCGCGCCCTGGCGCCGTCGCCGCGCCTCGTGGTGCTGGACGAGGCGGTGAGCAGCCTGGACCTGGAAACCCAGGCGCGGGTGATGGCGCTGCTGCGCGCTCTGCGCCAGCGCGGTGGCGTGGCCTACCTGTTCATCACCCACGACCTGCGGCTGCTGCGCGGCTTCGCCGACCGCTGCTACGTGTTGCAGGACCGCCGCACGGTCGAGGTGCGCGACCCCTTCGGGGCGGCATCGGTGCCGCCGGCGCTGGCGGCCCTGCGCGACGCGCTCCTGCCGGCCCGTCCCGCACGGCGCGTCTGCTCCGCCTGA
- a CDS encoding ATP-binding cassette domain-containing protein, whose product MARQLSLSGLVLEAGGRRLVDGVSLELARGRVLGLVGTSGGGKSLTTLALPDLLPPGVRRLAGTVALDGRVLDPAGQAALRGAVLGFVQQAPRAGFNPLVTLGRHFRETLACDGVRGRGAEARTLALLREVGFERPEALPPLYPSQMSGGMLQRAMLALALCRDPDFLLADEPTTDLDLAVQARILDLLESLVARRGIGLLLVTHDLSVAARLADEVAVMAEGRIVERQPVQALFDAPRHPRTQALLAAHFALHGEAPCPGPCIPEPA is encoded by the coding sequence ATGGCGCGGCAGCTCTCCCTGTCCGGGCTGGTGCTGGAAGCGGGCGGCCGCCGCCTGGTGGATGGCGTGTCGCTGGAACTGGCGCGCGGCCGGGTCCTGGGCCTGGTCGGCACCAGCGGCGGCGGCAAGAGCCTGACCACCCTGGCCCTGCCGGATCTGCTGCCGCCCGGGGTGCGCCGCCTCGCGGGCACGGTCGCGCTGGACGGCCGGGTGCTGGATCCGGCCGGGCAGGCCGCCCTGCGCGGCGCGGTGCTGGGCTTCGTGCAGCAGGCGCCGCGGGCGGGCTTCAATCCGCTGGTCACGCTGGGGCGCCATTTCCGCGAGACCCTGGCCTGCGACGGGGTGCGGGGGCGGGGGGCGGAGGCGCGGACGCTCGCCCTGCTGCGCGAGGTCGGCTTCGAGCGGCCGGAGGCGCTGCCGCCGCTCTACCCCTCGCAGATGTCCGGCGGGATGCTGCAGCGGGCGATGCTGGCCCTGGCCCTGTGCCGCGACCCGGATTTCCTGCTGGCCGACGAGCCCACCACCGACCTCGACCTGGCGGTGCAGGCGCGCATCCTGGATCTGCTGGAGTCGCTGGTGGCGCGACGGGGGATCGGGCTGCTGCTGGTCACCCACGACCTCTCGGTGGCCGCGCGCCTGGCCGACGAGGTGGCCGTGATGGCGGAAGGCCGCATCGTCGAGCGGCAGCCGGTCCAGGCCTTGTTCGACGCGCCGCGGCACCCCCGCACGCAGGCGCTGCTGGCGGCGCATTTCGCCCTCCATGGCGAGGCGCCCTGCCCCGGCCCGTGCATCCCGGAGCCGGCGTGA
- the nikC gene encoding nickel ABC transporter permease subunit NikC, which translates to MRRLLLPAAAALVALLLAAALLAPWIAPYDPTATALPHRLLPPSAEHWLGTDHLGRDLLSRLLWGARASLASVAAILALVLAIGCAVGTAAGMLGGVADAVLMRLCDAFMTVPTLVLALFMIGALGTGLTNVVIAIALSHWAWYARLVRGLTLSLRARDHIAAARLAGLSRLAIVRRHVLPVVAGQLAVLASLDLGHWMLHVAGLSFLGLGLAAPAPEWGIMINDARPFFRVAPMLVLLPGAAILLTVMAFNLLGDGLRDRLDPALREQAH; encoded by the coding sequence GTGAGGCGCCTCCTGCTCCCGGCGGCGGCGGCGCTGGTGGCGCTGCTCCTCGCCGCGGCGCTGCTGGCGCCCTGGATCGCGCCCTACGACCCCACGGCGACGGCGCTGCCGCACCGGCTGCTGCCGCCCTCGGCGGAGCACTGGCTGGGGACGGACCACCTGGGGCGCGACCTGCTCTCCCGCCTGCTCTGGGGGGCGCGGGCGTCCCTGGCCTCGGTCGCCGCGATCCTGGCGCTGGTGCTCGCGATCGGCTGCGCGGTGGGCACGGCCGCGGGGATGCTGGGCGGCGTGGCGGATGCGGTGCTGATGCGGCTCTGCGACGCCTTCATGACCGTGCCGACCCTGGTGCTGGCGCTGTTCATGATCGGCGCGCTGGGGACGGGGCTGACGAATGTCGTCATCGCGATCGCCCTGTCGCACTGGGCCTGGTACGCCCGGCTGGTGCGTGGGTTGACCCTGTCCCTGCGCGCGCGCGACCACATCGCCGCGGCGCGCCTCGCCGGCCTGTCGCGCCTGGCCATCGTGCGCCGCCATGTGCTGCCGGTGGTGGCGGGGCAGCTCGCGGTGCTGGCCAGCCTGGACCTCGGGCACTGGATGCTGCACGTCGCCGGGCTATCCTTCCTGGGTCTCGGCCTGGCGGCGCCGGCGCCGGAATGGGGCATCATGATCAACGACGCGCGCCCGTTCTTCCGCGTGGCGCCGATGCTGGTGCTGCTGCCCGGGGCGGCGATCCTGCTGACCGTGATGGCCTTCAACCTGCTGGGCGACGGCCTGCGCGACCGGCTGGACCCGGCGCTGCGGGAGCAGGCGCACTGA
- a CDS encoding ABC transporter permease subunit: MAAFALRRLLSLLPLLLLASFAFFAMLRLGRGDPALDYLRLAQIPPTDAALAAARAELGLDRPLLAQYGAWLGGALRGDLGLSWFTRQPVAEEIARTLPATLQLAGAAMLLVLAFGVPLGIWAALRRDRWPDHLTRAIAFLGVSVPNFWLGFLLVLLFAVTLGWLPAMGRDGPGSLLLPALATAAMSACVMLRLTRAAMLGALGEPHLRFARARGLPRRTILGRHVVLNALVPPLTAMGLHLGELIGGAMVVESVFGWPGLGRWALLAIGNRDYPALQGFVIVLMLVFVLGNLLVDCAYAWLDPRIRLERGA; encoded by the coding sequence GTGGCCGCCTTCGCCCTGCGCCGGCTGCTCTCGCTGCTGCCGCTGCTGCTCCTCGCCTCCTTCGCCTTCTTCGCCATGCTGCGGCTGGGGCGCGGCGACCCCGCGCTGGACTACCTGCGCCTCGCGCAGATCCCGCCCACCGACGCGGCGCTGGCCGCGGCACGGGCGGAGCTGGGGCTCGACCGGCCGCTGCTGGCGCAGTACGGGGCCTGGCTGGGCGGGGCACTGCGGGGCGACCTCGGCCTCTCCTGGTTCACCCGGCAGCCGGTCGCCGAGGAGATCGCGCGCACCCTGCCGGCCACGTTGCAGCTCGCGGGCGCCGCCATGCTGCTCGTGCTGGCCTTCGGCGTCCCGCTGGGGATCTGGGCGGCGCTGCGGCGCGACCGCTGGCCCGACCACCTGACCCGGGCCATCGCCTTCCTCGGCGTCTCCGTGCCGAACTTCTGGCTGGGCTTCCTGCTGGTGCTGCTCTTCGCCGTGACGCTGGGCTGGCTGCCGGCCATGGGGCGGGACGGGCCGGGGAGCCTCCTGCTCCCCGCCCTGGCCACGGCCGCCATGTCCGCCTGCGTCATGCTGCGCCTGACCCGGGCCGCCATGCTGGGGGCGCTGGGCGAGCCGCATCTGCGCTTCGCCCGCGCCCGTGGCCTGCCCCGGCGGACGATCCTGGGGCGGCATGTCGTGCTGAACGCCCTGGTGCCGCCGCTGACCGCGATGGGGCTGCACCTCGGCGAGCTGATCGGGGGCGCGATGGTGGTGGAGAGCGTCTTCGGCTGGCCGGGGCTGGGACGCTGGGCCCTGCTGGCGATCGGCAACCGCGACTACCCGGCTTTGCAGGGCTTCGTAATCGTGCTGATGCTGGTCTTCGTGCTGGGCAACCTGCTGGTCGATTGCGCCTACGCCTGGCTCGACCCGCGGATCCGGCTGGAGCGGGGGGCGTGA
- the nikA gene encoding nickel ABC transporter substrate-binding protein produces MLRRTLLSAAAGLPALAGPARRARAAARRLTFSWATQAGPLHPHLYSPNQMYAQAMLYEPLVRYVEGGEVAPALAVSWRPEEKGRAWVFALRPGVRFSDGTPFDAAAVVANVRAVLANRDRHAWLELVAQIEGAEAIVPGTVRLRLRGPYYPTLMELSLIRPLRFASPAALRPDGGLAAPIGTGPWRLAETVRGQHDLFRRNDAYWGGRPALEEVLVRVLGDANTRALALETGEIDLAYGTDQLDADTFRRFAADRRFRTAVSPPLATRLLAVNSGRFPTDDLAVRQAIAAAVDRAALVRHVLLDTEPAAETLFAENFPYTGLGLRAPGFDRAAAAARLEAAGWRLPPGGRVRARGGRELALDLCFVGTDALQKALAEAVQGDLARIGIAARLRGEDEGTMLGRQKSGEFGMIFADSWGAPYDPHAFLGSMRQPAHADYQAQSGLPMKAEIDRRIGAVLVSTDEAERAAEYRWLLTTLHEQAVYVPISFLTNKLVHRAALGTVPFGDTRYEIPFDRIGWSG; encoded by the coding sequence ATGCTGCGCCGCACCCTGCTCTCCGCCGCCGCCGGCCTTCCCGCCCTGGCCGGGCCGGCGCGCCGGGCGCGGGCAGCGGCGCGGCGGCTGACCTTCTCCTGGGCGACCCAGGCGGGGCCGTTGCATCCGCATCTCTACTCGCCGAACCAGATGTATGCCCAGGCCATGCTCTACGAGCCGCTGGTCCGCTACGTCGAGGGCGGCGAGGTGGCGCCGGCCCTGGCCGTGTCCTGGCGCCCGGAGGAGAAGGGCCGCGCCTGGGTCTTCGCCCTGCGGCCCGGGGTGCGCTTCTCCGACGGCACGCCCTTCGACGCGGCCGCCGTGGTGGCGAACGTCCGCGCGGTGCTGGCCAACCGCGACCGGCACGCCTGGCTAGAGCTGGTGGCGCAGATCGAGGGGGCGGAGGCGATCGTCCCCGGCACGGTCCGCCTCCGGCTGCGCGGTCCCTACTACCCCACCCTGATGGAGCTGTCGCTGATCCGGCCGCTGCGCTTCGCCTCGCCGGCGGCGCTGCGGCCGGATGGCGGCCTGGCTGCGCCGATCGGCACCGGCCCCTGGCGGCTGGCGGAGACGGTGCGGGGGCAGCACGACCTGTTCCGCCGCAACGACGCCTACTGGGGCGGCCGGCCGGCGCTGGAGGAGGTGCTGGTGCGCGTGCTCGGGGATGCGAATACCCGTGCCCTGGCGCTGGAGACGGGCGAGATCGACCTGGCCTACGGCACCGACCAGCTCGACGCCGACACCTTCCGCCGCTTCGCTGCCGACCGGCGTTTCCGCACCGCCGTCTCGCCGCCGCTCGCCACGCGGCTGCTGGCGGTGAATTCCGGGCGCTTCCCCACCGACGACCTCGCCGTGCGCCAGGCCATCGCCGCGGCGGTGGACCGCGCCGCGCTGGTGCGCCACGTGCTGCTGGACACCGAGCCGGCGGCGGAGACGCTCTTCGCGGAGAATTTCCCCTACACCGGCCTCGGCCTGCGGGCGCCCGGCTTCGATCGGGCGGCCGCCGCGGCCCGGCTGGAGGCCGCGGGCTGGCGCCTGCCCCCCGGCGGCCGGGTGCGGGCGAGGGGCGGGCGTGAGCTGGCGCTGGATCTGTGCTTCGTCGGCACGGACGCGCTGCAGAAAGCCCTGGCCGAGGCGGTTCAGGGCGACCTGGCCCGCATCGGCATCGCCGCGCGGCTGCGGGGGGAGGACGAGGGCACCATGCTCGGCCGGCAGAAGAGCGGCGAGTTCGGCATGATCTTCGCGGACAGCTGGGGGGCCCCCTACGACCCGCACGCCTTCCTGGGCTCCATGCGCCAGCCTGCCCATGCCGACTACCAGGCGCAGAGCGGCCTGCCGATGAAGGCGGAGATCGACCGCCGGATCGGCGCGGTGCTGGTCTCCACCGATGAGGCGGAGCGGGCGGCGGAGTACCGCTGGCTGCTGACCACGCTGCACGAGCAGGCCGTGTACGTCCCCATCTCCTTCCTGACCAACAAGCTGGTCCATCGCGCCGCCCTCGGCACGGTGCCGTTCGGCGACACGCGCTACGAGATCCCCTTCGACCGCATCGGCTGGTCCGGCTGA
- the nikR gene encoding nickel-responsive transcriptional regulator NikR: protein MQRITITLDDELLREVDALGYSNRSEALRDLARAGLRERAGQGPAEGHCAAVLAYVYDHHRRDLPDRLTGTFHDHHDLSVATMHVHLDHDTCMELAVLKGDAARVRRFAEAVSAERGVRHGRLLVIAPEGGPDGEASPHG, encoded by the coding sequence ATGCAGCGGATCACCATCACCCTCGACGACGAGTTGCTGCGGGAGGTCGACGCCCTCGGGTACAGCAACCGCTCCGAGGCGCTGCGCGACCTCGCCAGGGCGGGCCTGCGCGAGCGCGCGGGGCAGGGTCCGGCGGAAGGGCACTGCGCGGCGGTGCTGGCCTATGTCTACGACCATCACCGGCGGGACCTGCCCGACCGCCTGACCGGCACCTTCCACGATCACCACGACCTGTCGGTCGCCACCATGCACGTTCACCTGGACCACGACACCTGCATGGAGCTGGCCGTCCTGAAGGGGGATGCGGCCCGGGTGCGGCGCTTCGCCGAGGCCGTCTCGGCCGAGCGGGGCGTCCGTCACGGGCGGCTGCTCGTCATCGCCCCGGAGGGAGGGCCCGACGGGGAGGCCTCCCCGCACGGGTAG
- a CDS encoding phytanoyl-CoA dioxygenase family protein: MADQASVDGILFDAEAGGAHPPALYEAATLAERIPLAQAAGPEARRHYQEHGWLAVAGLLTPEELAEARQATDDLAHGRVPGFRGIIYEKAARPRLAAMTADERADAVRKLFRFAGHEARMARLVEHPAMQAVIRNLLGCGPLRMFQDMALLKPPRIGREKPWHQDHAFFDFPLETRFLGVWIALDPATLRNGCMHALDRGHHQGPRLHWKRRDFQICDTEMLGQRSVAFPLQPGDAMFFDGLLPHGTPANDSPDRRRALQFHYCPAEAVETDSGLRLMIFGTEGKDATC, encoded by the coding sequence ATGGCCGACCAGGCGTCCGTTGACGGCATCCTGTTCGATGCCGAGGCGGGGGGCGCGCACCCGCCCGCTCTCTACGAGGCGGCGACGCTGGCCGAGCGCATCCCCCTCGCCCAGGCTGCCGGCCCGGAGGCGCGGCGCCACTACCAGGAGCATGGCTGGCTGGCGGTGGCCGGGCTGCTGACCCCGGAGGAGCTGGCCGAGGCCCGCCAGGCCACGGACGACCTGGCGCATGGCCGTGTCCCCGGCTTCCGCGGTATCATCTACGAGAAGGCCGCCCGCCCCCGCCTCGCGGCGATGACGGCGGACGAGCGCGCGGATGCCGTCCGCAAGCTGTTCCGCTTCGCCGGGCACGAGGCGCGGATGGCACGGCTGGTGGAACACCCCGCCATGCAGGCGGTCATCCGCAACCTGCTGGGCTGCGGCCCGCTGCGGATGTTCCAGGACATGGCACTGCTGAAGCCGCCGCGCATCGGGCGCGAGAAGCCGTGGCACCAGGACCATGCCTTCTTCGACTTCCCGCTGGAGACGCGCTTCCTCGGCGTGTGGATCGCGCTCGACCCGGCGACGCTGCGGAACGGCTGCATGCACGCGCTGGATCGCGGGCACCACCAGGGTCCGCGCCTGCATTGGAAGCGGCGCGACTTCCAGATCTGCGACACGGAGATGCTGGGCCAGCGCTCCGTCGCCTTCCCGCTGCAACCGGGGGATGCGATGTTCTTCGATGGGCTGCTGCCGCACGGCACCCCGGCCAACGACTCCCCCGACCGGCGCCGGGCGCTGCAATTCCACTACTGCCCGGCCGAGGCGGTGGAGACGGATTCCGGCCTGCGCCTGATGATCTTCGGAACGGAGGGCAAGGACGCCACCTGCTGA
- a CDS encoding ABC transporter substrate-binding protein: protein METTRRRVLAAAGVTAAGLPASRALAQTVSSQFTESGLVGTLQGPSHAEQVPARFKEAPQLAELVRQGKLPPVEQRVPSEPLVIKPLQATGRYGGTWRRGFIGPSDGENGNRINASDKLLFWDPTGSRIVPSVAKGYEMSADGKTTTLFLRKGMKWSSGQPFTADDFVFWFEDIYSNKDIVPTPIADMSPGGKPGRVVKIDETTVQFQFDVPYYLLLDILAGDTLLGGGQSVRQAQTFSYGAYSPAHYLKQFLPKYSSEAEANRRAKEAGFETWVRMLHVKKDWQLNPDLPTIGPWNTVRPINTPNWVLQRNPYYWAVDTEGNQLPYIDQIAMTLAEDLEVVNLRAMAGEFDAQERHINLLKLPVILENRDRGNYDVHLDLAFNGSDTVLLINHSYTADAEVAKWLKNADFRRALSMAVDREQMNETFWLGLGTPGSVIPNESLPESPGTEWRTKWSTLDLTAANRLLDSIGLTRKDREGFRLRTDNGQRLVIQIQAVNSLLPWPQHAEMIAQHWRKAGIFTEVKEFERNLALQRTMANEHHIHIWQNGGSELIYLFPRHSIPVDPTEPYLGIEYCRWFASNGTQGTKPTDPNILRIYDLFRAAPGQQREERNRTAQEIWKIIVDQQLAIGICGQSPASQGVRLISRKLGNIPERACIAQHCRTPGSSHPETWFFKA from the coding sequence ATGGAGACGACTCGTCGTCGCGTCCTGGCCGCTGCGGGCGTTACGGCCGCCGGGCTGCCCGCATCCCGGGCACTGGCCCAGACGGTCAGCAGCCAGTTCACCGAATCCGGCCTGGTCGGAACCCTGCAGGGACCCAGCCACGCCGAGCAGGTGCCCGCCCGCTTCAAGGAGGCGCCGCAGCTGGCCGAGCTGGTGCGCCAGGGCAAGCTGCCGCCGGTGGAACAGCGCGTGCCCAGCGAGCCGCTGGTCATCAAGCCGCTGCAGGCCACCGGCCGCTACGGCGGCACCTGGCGACGCGGCTTCATCGGCCCTTCCGACGGCGAGAACGGCAACCGCATCAACGCCTCCGACAAGCTGCTGTTCTGGGATCCGACCGGCAGCCGGATCGTCCCCTCCGTGGCCAAGGGCTACGAGATGAGCGCGGACGGGAAGACCACCACGCTCTTCCTGCGCAAGGGGATGAAGTGGTCCAGCGGCCAGCCCTTCACCGCCGATGACTTCGTCTTCTGGTTCGAGGACATCTACAGCAACAAGGACATCGTCCCCACCCCGATCGCCGACATGTCGCCGGGCGGCAAGCCGGGCCGGGTGGTGAAGATCGACGAGACGACGGTCCAGTTCCAGTTCGACGTGCCCTACTACCTGCTGCTCGACATCCTGGCCGGCGACACGCTGCTGGGGGGCGGGCAGTCGGTGCGCCAGGCCCAGACCTTCAGCTACGGCGCCTATTCTCCCGCGCACTACCTGAAGCAGTTCCTGCCCAAGTACTCCTCCGAGGCGGAGGCGAACCGCCGCGCCAAGGAGGCGGGCTTCGAGACCTGGGTCCGCATGCTGCACGTCAAGAAGGACTGGCAGCTGAACCCGGATCTGCCGACCATCGGCCCGTGGAACACCGTGCGGCCGATCAACACGCCGAACTGGGTGCTGCAGCGCAACCCCTACTACTGGGCGGTGGATACCGAGGGCAACCAGCTTCCCTACATCGACCAGATCGCCATGACGCTGGCCGAGGATCTGGAGGTGGTGAACCTCCGCGCCATGGCCGGCGAGTTCGACGCGCAGGAACGGCACATCAACCTGCTGAAGCTGCCGGTCATCCTGGAGAACCGCGACCGCGGCAACTACGACGTGCACCTCGACCTCGCCTTCAACGGGTCGGACACGGTGCTGCTGATCAACCACAGCTACACCGCCGATGCCGAGGTGGCGAAGTGGCTGAAGAACGCCGATTTCCGCCGCGCCCTCTCCATGGCGGTGGACCGCGAGCAGATGAACGAGACCTTCTGGCTCGGCCTCGGCACGCCCGGCTCGGTCATCCCCAATGAGAGCCTGCCGGAGAGCCCGGGCACGGAGTGGCGGACGAAGTGGTCCACCCTGGACCTGACGGCCGCCAACAGGCTGCTGGACTCGATCGGACTGACCCGCAAGGACCGCGAGGGCTTCCGCCTGCGCACCGACAACGGCCAGAGGCTGGTGATCCAGATCCAGGCCGTGAACTCGCTGCTGCCCTGGCCGCAGCATGCGGAGATGATCGCCCAGCACTGGCGCAAGGCCGGCATCTTCACCGAGGTGAAGGAGTTCGAGCGGAACCTCGCCCTCCAGCGCACCATGGCCAACGAGCACCACATCCACATCTGGCAGAACGGCGGCTCGGAGCTCATCTACCTCTTCCCGCGCCACTCCATTCCGGTGGACCCGACGGAGCCCTATCTCGGCATCGAGTACTGCCGCTGGTTCGCCTCCAACGGCACCCAGGGGACGAAGCCGACGGACCCGAACATCCTGCGCATCTACGACCTCTTCCGCGCGGCGCCGGGCCAGCAGCGGGAGGAGCGGAACAGGACGGCGCAGGAGATCTGGAAGATCATCGTCGACCAGCAGCTGGCCATCGGCATCTGCGGGCAGTCGCCCGCCTCCCAGGGCGTGCGGCTGATCAGCCGCAAGCTGGGCAACATCCCCGAGCGTGCCTGCATCGCCCAGCACTGCCGCACGCCGGGCAGCTCACACCCGGAAACCTGGTTCTTCAAGGCGTGA